The following DNA comes from Nicotiana sylvestris chromosome 10, ASM39365v2, whole genome shotgun sequence.
ATACTAATTTTAATACCTATATACAAATATATACTACTTTATacatatttatacatatatataatagaATATACAACTATTGTCATACCTTGTTGCGCTTGATCTCTTCACCTTGAATTGGAACCGCTCGCGTACAGCCAAGTTCTTCATCACACTGACAACTGTCTCTTTATCTTTATAAACTTGATCCTCCTCAACAAATTCATTTAACATATTATCTATTATACCCGTGTTTTCAATAAATTCGATATCATGCATAATCTCAGTGCTATAATTGTGGATACATCTATCAATTGGAACTTGTAGCAACCAAACAACTAAAACTTGTAGCAACCAAACGATTATCATAATTCTCTTTCACAGTCACATACAACGGGTATTCAGTGAAATTcaagtttttcttctttaattcgaTATACACCTTAACACTTGTATCGTTGTAAATCAGGATCGGCGGCAAACCATCCTTTGGGAGCAAGTTAATCTCTAATGTGTTTAACTCACAATCGATTCTAATCTGTTTCGAATTAGCTTCAACTAAATTGTTGGAGCTGAATGTCCACTCGATTATTACACAATTGCTAACGAAATTGATAAACTTGTTGCCTTCCCATTCACCACTATGAAAAACGTAAACTGGAAAAAGCTCCATAGAACAAAAAGTTGAAATCAAAATTgcaacaaaaatgaaaatcacGCTGATTGCAGAAAAAAATTCACTTTTCGTGTTCGATTTGCTGTTAATTCGAGATGAAGAAGAATTTCTAAGTTTTTTGGAGTTGCATTGACTGTAAGATCACGTTTTTGTAGATCTGGGAAAGAAGAATGGAAAGAATAAGAGAAAATCCCCGCTGAAAGATACAAAATCCCGCTTCTGAATACCAAAAACGAAAATAACGCCCCTTTTTCGAATATgggcctattatttttgggctactcaattgtaaattgaaatatgttCTATAAAGATGAAAAGTAGGCAGCCCagttgttttaatatgaaattttccctTTTGTTAATTGGTTTGAAAATTAAAATGTTTTAGCTTTGACCTgataagaagacaaattttgttgaAACAAGTTGGACGGTCATATATCTTGGTATCAAAATTTCAGCTTAAAAGTAATTTCATAAGCTTCAAACTTTCGCTAAAAGTTCTTTTAACACCAAAAACTTAATATACAAGTAAAAGTAATTCTATAACTTTATCAAACAGTTCAATAAGACACATTTTCATGTTAgaacatatttatttatttattttcctcAAACGCACAATAATCCGATACAGCATTAGACGCTGACTCCATGCATGCTTGAGAAATATCTCGAATTTTTGTGACAGCATTAAACTAAACGCCGACTAAAAAGAAGAGAGTCTAGCTAGGACAGAGCCAAACTAAAGAGACTTTGTTCTATCGGGGTTTCCACAAGGCAGTATCAGGGCATGAGAATGTCTCTCCTATATATAATCAAGTACTTCATTTAGATCAATCAATCCTCGTCTCCTCATGGATCCAAAATAGGCCCTTGACGAAATTAATTTGTATGATAATCCATATGTTAAAGAAAAGTGAGGAGACATTTTCAGACAATCTACAACTAGTAATTGACTCAAATATGATATGATACACTCAGTTATCAATTTAATGAGCACTGAACCACAACCCTGTGACATATGGAAGCAAACCAAGGTTTACAGAAACACCCAGCAGAAAAGGCAAGAAATAACAAATTTCAGCTGTCCGGCAATGTCACCAGTTCAGCAGGTGGCCTCAGAGTACAAACCATTTCCTTTGTCTTCCCAAAATATACCTGCAGGTTTAAGCAGGGTTTGGACTCAATTTCACGGTCTATTTTGTAATATAGAAAAGACAATGGAAAGGTGGTCTATTGTTAGCAAAGACTGAAGCGCCTTCTTTGAGACTCTTCCAGTTTGGGTAAATTCCAATTTACTCTTTTCCGTGTGAACCACGGTTTCCCCTAACTATACTTACTACCAAATAACACCCTTCGTTACTCCTTTCTGCTTCCGACTATGCATTTTCAAAGTATGAAAAACAACAAGGTAGTTTCAAGTGAGCAATATTCCTCCCATCAAGGAAAAATAACAAAGAGTGCGATTTGCTACATGAACCACGATTTACCCTACGCTCATACCCAGATAACACCCTTTCCTTCACCTTTCACTGCCAACTAAGCAATTTTCCAGTGAGAAATGTGCCTCACATCAAGGGAGAATGACAAAGAGGCGCAAGTCATTTGTTCACATAATTACCAAGATTTAGGATGAACTAATTAGTACCACCTCAAAGCAAAATAAACCATAAATATTTCAAAgaaaaaagcaaaaggaaaagaaCTTCCAAAAGGAAAGACATTTACCTGATCCAAGGAGTTTCTCAGCTTACCCTCCATCTCTTCAATCATCTTTCCCATGTTACACAGATGACCATCTGAGACAGAGAGCTTCATACTCATCTATTCATGCAAAGGAGGAACAATTAGGAAAGACACTAACAATCAAGAAAAGAGTCTTGAATCAACAAGGACTTGCAGTGATCAGTTTAATGGATGAATCTGTTCAGGGGCAGAACTAGGTTGTGGCAAGGTAGTTTGGTTGAATCACCTTCGCCAGAAAATTATATTGTGTAAACAGGGCAAAAAtgaatttttatatataattgtTGAATCCCCTTGACATAAAGGAAGATTCTAGTGTTATATACAAATTGTTGAATCCCCTTGGGGAATCTTCACTTTATAAGGTTAAATAAACTGTTGAATCCCCTTGGGCAATCCTCACCTTATAAGGTTAATTTTGGGATGAATTAAGCCCAAGGTCCGTTCTGTTTACAGAACACATTGTAGATTCATAAAATTTAAGTAATAGAATGTTACATGGTAGAGAATTCTACATTTAATTATAGGACAATTGCTTACCTTATTTCTAGCAGTTTAAACACCTATATAAGGATTCCTCTTGTATATTGTCCATAACCAATTCAAGGaattctcattttcttttttcttttttctattgtCGCATCGCTCAAATAAGATAATCAAGCAtacccatctttcttcctccaCAAGGAATGAAGGGAAATATGCTGCTGCATTTTTGGACCAAATTGGATATGGTATTCAGATAACTTGTGAAGTTAAACGTGTTTGGGCGAGAGTGATATTAGAATGGGTGCCCCCCTTTGGTAGTCCTAGTGTTGCATTTGTCTTTTTTACTCAAGAGATGGATGAAGGAATTTTCAGACCCCTTATCCTCTTGATTTCTGTACATCGTTAACAAGCAAAGCATTATATAACAGCAATAGCAGAGCTCAGAAATATGACAGACTTTTCAGTCAAAAAGATGTATGTGTGTATGAGAGGAAAATTCCGTAAAGTCCAATGGAGAAAGCTAGTCCGCAATAACCTTGGATCTGCCAAGTGAATTTTTATTCTTAGACTAGCAGCTCATGGAAGAATGGCTACAAAGGATAGCTTGATGCACTGGGGTGTTATTACTGACCAAGGGTGCCCACTGTGTACAACACAACTGGAAAGCATAGCTTATTCATTCTCAGTGTGATTTTTCTGCACAAGTATGGAACAAACTATTGCATTGGCAGGAAATTAGCAGAGCGactatgtcatggcctgaggagtTAGATGGGCTTAAGATCATGCTAGAGGAAGAAGCTTAACTGCAGCAATATACAGAATGACACTGGCTGCTTGTTCGTATCATATTTGAATTGAGAAGAACCTAAGAGTATTTCAAGATAAGCAAACAGACCCAATGACAATTTTCAGGAGAATCATTCAGGAAGTTTTTTTACAGACGATCCATGAGGAGCAGGCTAACCAAGAGACTTGACAAGTTAAATTTTTACACTGGATAATGTAGTTCTGGTAGCTCAGTTGTTTTGGTAGTGCTTGGTGTTATATTAGGTAGTTTCTCGCTGCAGTTTTGGAGATGTCAATCTGCCGTTTCTTTTACTAGTACAGAATGCAATTGGTAATAAAAATCTTTTATTTACCCAAAGAAAACTGCAATACCATCCATTAAATACCTGTCTTCTAATTGATCCAGACAAATTGAACGAGCCTGATGACTCATTGTCTGTAGTCAAGGTCAGCATCACCGTACTAGTCAAGCAGTATTGGGCAATTCCTTCCTCCTCTGGTCCCACCTGAACGATTTTACAACAATCTTAAGCCATGCTCATTAGATGAACAAACGAGAGAAGGAAGAGATGACCAAAGAAGTTCTCTTTCTTAAGGTGCTAATACCTCAATAACATGTATGGCATCCCAGGCTCCTTCCTGGAGATACCCCCTTCTACCATGTCCAGACTTGGAGCCATCTACATCCCCCAGAAAAATTGCAaattagaagcagaaaagatAACACTTGTTATTGGAAATGCAAAACAGAATTTACCTTTCTTTATTAAGAAACAAGCAACAAAACCTTCATTTTCATCTTCCCACATATAAACTGATGAGATGCCACCTTCATAGTACCTAACAGTGTTTTGGTCAGTGAAACTGCAGAAAATGCTCTGACTAACCAAGAGATGAAACTAGTACTGATGATCTCTTATTAGCTATTCCAATCATAGGTTAACATGAAACCAGGAATTTGAAAAATCTGAAAGACATGTCCTAGGCTTTATCTGAAGTTAACGGAGAGCTGAATGAAATACGTGAACAAGATTAAGTTGATACAATTGCATAGGAAGAAGAAAAGACGAGGTAAATAAGGGACCTCACTGGTCACGATAGATAGCAAAAACTTCATTTGCTTCAACCTCAAGTTTCCTCAGCTCTGGAGAAGGTTGAGGCGCATCTTCTAATGGTGGATGATACTTATTGGACCAAGGAGACCTACAAGTTAAAAAATACCAAAGTTACAGATATCAAATGCAGCATAGGAATTATGTGTTTTATATGTCTTGAAGCTTGGTAATCTTGAAATGCAGTAGAAAACAACTAAACTAGCCAAACATGTAATCCGACTGTGTTAAGCTTATTCAAACCACCTGATAAAAAAAGGGTCGGTTGGGTAAATATGCCACTCGCCCGAGAGGTGAGTGCCGTATGGATATCAAGACATACGGCCGACATAATTTGTGGAATTTTCATAGGGTTGGCTAGCTGGCCAACCCTCCAAAAAAAACACCTGATATACACAAATTGGCTGTACTACCATGTCATTATATGGTTAGCTAACTCTAAAACAATCAAGAGCTCTCGTACTAGGAGGGTATTCTTATGGTCCAACATATGGAGAGTCCAGCACCCCAGGAAATCAGACAAAGAGAATGAGTGATATAAGCAGATAAACTAAGACCAATTAGGCCAAAATTCTTCGTGCACATGCATGTCATCAGGCTCATTCTTTAGATGATTCTCATCTTAACAAATCAAACAATATTATTTCTAAAAGGCAGCAAAAAACTACAACACAAAATCCTAATCGGAGACAATTATAACAAGTCCCAATTTACCAGATGTTCTAAGAAGAGTTTAACTGTTTCATAATTGAACGGTTAAGAAGGTGATATAGACTAGGAGAAGCATTTTGTTGCATTGAGTCCCACAAGCTTTGACTACTCAGTGATAGAGGATCATCTGAGGTACCATGGTAAGATGCTACATGGTGTAAACGTCTGGCAAAAGTTACCAGATATAAGGCTTCTGATGAGTCAAAGATACCATTTCAGTGGAGTTACGGGTACAGACAAATTTCAAATATGAATATAGCACCTTATGAGGAACAAATAACAAGAGATAAATATGAAGGAAACCAACATTTAAATGGTTTGATGCTGCTATAACAAAAATTAGGACGTGTACACAGAAAGTGGAATTCGTACCAAGCAAttcaaattcatgaaaatattGCAATCATCTCTATCACATGATGAGCTGTGGAAATCTATATTTGTGCAGGCAAAGAAATCTTAAATAAGTTATTTCAAAATGACAGTATGGGCAGAATCCTCTACGAATTTTGATGCCATTCAATATCACCAAAACCATTTAGATACATGCAATTAATCAATTACCTATATGAGTCAGCATCTCTGTTATACTCGCAGAGTATGAACTCTTTACCATACTCCATATCGCACAATACCTGATAATACAATTTCAAATCATCAGCTTTATCAAGATGAATGAATTTTGAGACTTGACGAGCTCAAAAACCTTTGATAATACTTTATATATAGTACCAATTGATCAACATTAGTACTGCAAAAAGAAAAGTTTAATCCCCTATAGTTCAGTTATGTATCCCAAGCAACTAAAGGTCTTGGTATAAGAAGTCTCATCAAATAATtttcaagaaaaagaaaggaattatctgaaaatgaaaataaaacagTAGGTTACAGCTCTACATCTAAAGGTAAGATATGAAGCAACCACTTATCTGCATAGTGAATATCTCATACATCCCATTTTCCTAATTATAGAGCAGCATGTAAAGAATGCATTAGAACCATACTCCAGACTTCTGTACCACTCAAATGGGGAATGCTTCTGGGCTTTCTTAGTTCATACAAATTCATATGACAAGTTTTTCTGTCCTTGAAGTAATtctatattttagaaagaaaagtaGCTTTCACGTTTGACCACCTTCAATCATCATGGTATCACACATATGGACCGTGCATTTGGAGGTCTACGTAGAGCAAGAAGAAACCATCTTAAGCAATATTCTATCATTTTATCCCAGTAGATGTGGTCATttctgtatgggtccaaatttgaccaaCCACGACCAACGACGAGTACGACAAATGACAGGGTCTCTTTGAGTCGGCATCCCGAGGGAGACGACCTTAATGCAAAAAAGAAATTGTACGACCCTTGTAATAGTGTAAgcccattaggggacattaggaatactccgtcgaatattccttgtattttgTCTTTTACAATTTAGAAGAGTTTCTCTCTTAGTATAAAAGGGGAACAATAACCTTGTAACAGAGGAGGGGGCACTTTAGAGAGATTATGATTCTTGTGTGAAAAGAAACTTAAGGACCGTCTTCTCTTTATCTGTTATTCTTTCTAGAAATTATTATAttcagctaagatttaccccttcatctttgattgatttgttcaaaaaggttttaatatcttttgagtcaaacaatttggcgccgtctgtggggatttctatagctgaaatCATTGTTTTCATCTAGATTCTTGAAGGAAACAATCACCTTTCTCCAGCTCCATAAAAGCCAACGATGGCAGGAAAGGGAGAAGCGAGGCTAAAAGCAATAGAGGGTGTCACAAATAACCTCCTGAATTCCCTCAACGAGGCTAGTGGAGAAGACAATGAAAATGCAACACCAAGTGTTACACCTGAGAGTGAGATTTCACCTCCTCCGCACGGGAATCTAACGACCTTGCGCGAGAGAAGAATCTCAACATCCTCAGCAGGAGAAGCGCCACCCGCAGTCAAAAGGCTACGAGAAGAATGGTTAACAAGCACCTTGAGCAACATGCTCGAGAAACCCATTCAGGGAGGTGTCGAAGACGCGCCACCCACAGAAATCGCAGTTGCTGCCGATGAGCCAAGTTCTACACGAACAGGAAACACCCGCACTGTTACTGATGCAGGTGACGATGCACTTATGGCCaccttaaagaaaatggaagagatgaagaatgagaacaaaacactccgcGACCAGATGAAGGAACATCAGGAAAGGGTCGATAAAATACCAGGCGCTCTGAAACTATTACCAAAACGCGATGTGGGCCAATTCGTCGAACAACCATACAGCGAAGGGGCAGCTCCCCATTCtattccaaagaccttcaaaatgcctccatatttgaaaatatacgATGGCACCACGGACCCGGAAGATCACCTAATCCATTACCTTGCCGCAGTAAAGGGTAACGATTTATCAAAGGAACAGGTGTCGTCTGTACTGCTGAAAAAGTTCGGTGAAACTCTGCAGGGGGAGCGTTGACGTGGTATTCCCAACTACCAGCACGATCGATATCCACGTTCGAAGAGATGGCAGACAAGTTCGTCACCTCGCACGCGGGAGCGAAAAAGGCAGAAGCTAGGGTCAATGATATCTTCGCCATCAGGAAAACAACGGGCGAGGGACTTCGGGATTTCCTAGCCTGATTCAACATAGTAAGGATGAGCCTACCAAACGTGTCAGAAGGGATGGAAGTAGCAGCCTTTCAAAATGGGCTAAAAAGAAACGGATCAAAAGCAACCAAAAAGCTACtcagtagactcatgaagtaccccctACCACGTGGGAAGAGATCCACAATGCCTATTGCGCTGAAGTGAGGGCAGACGAGGATGACCTGAATGGCCCGCTTCAGCGATTAACATCAATCCAGACCGAGACAAGGAGAGATCGCCGCCATGACGGGCGAAGGGATAAGTTACTACGTTTCAAACGAGAAAGACACCAGCCTTACATCCGAACATCCAATCCTCCACCTCCACGACATGCGAACGCCGCGCCTCGACATACCGCACCCTCccgaaacgaaagaggtatgcctccactactatctgctcataatttttgtgtttccccctcagaaatagtgtacgcactggaGAAGCTCGGCACGAAGGTgcagtggccgcaaaagatgaagtcGGACCCAAGCACAAGGAGGTCAAACGTCCTGTGTGAGTTCCACCAGGAAAGAGGACACAAGACCGAGGACTGCATTGGTCTACGACAGGAAGTAGTAAGGATGTTAAATCAGggatacctgaaagaactgcCGAGTGACAGAGGACGAGCCAACTTCGCTCGAGGGCGCGATCAACCCCAAGGACCTCCAAAGCCATCGTCACCAActcgtaccatacaaatgatcattggcggcGACGACGACAtggtaatcaaccatgtgaaattcaccaccacacataaactcaaacggacagtcgcccacgaacggtatgataatctcgaagatagtatcatcttcaATAAGTCAGATACcaacggtttgtctttccctcactatgatgctttggttataactttacgcatcgttgataccgatgtaaaaagaataatggtggatgacggAAGCGGCGCGTGTATTGTTCACCGGCGAGTTCTCATGCAAatgaggctcgaggataaaataataccacgttgcataacactaacgagttttaataatgcagtagaGCGGACATCTGGCGAAATAGTGCTACTTGTCCTGGCAGGAGGGGTTACCCTGGAAATGACATTCcacgtcatgaaccaggaaacagCCTACAACGGCATCATAGGACGActatggatacacgccatgcaaGCCATCCCTTCAAGCTTATATCAAGTGATCAAATTTCCCATcccatgggggatattcagcatccgaggcgagccacgtaccgcccaagaatgctaccggatcgcccaagattgcacacacaccaaacaactaaaaggggcaagtgcggaagcatagcaatcaaccatgtcgggaaccaaacccgacgtacaaatagaggccatcaaagacccGGACATCGTAGAAGCTTGTAAGGCAACCATAGAAGATCTCGATCCCGTCCAATTGGATAACACCGATAGCACAAAAAAGGCTTATGTTGGACACAACCTCTTGGAGCCAGGTAAGTACCGTGAGTTTTTAACTAACAACGCCGATTTGTTTGCTTTTTCCCACTTagatatgccaggaatcccaaGGGATATCGCCACACACAGGCTGAATGTCGATCCACTTCATCCGCCGGTACGGCAAATGAGAAGAAAGTTCAATGCCGCAATCAATGAGGCGGTCAGCGAGGAGGTTGATAAATTACTCGCCAACGGTTCCATCAGAGAATTGAAATAcacccaatgggtcgccaatgtggtcatggtcaaaaagaagaacgggAAATGGCGAATGTGTGTTGACTTCACCGatctaaacaaagcatgcccaaagGACTCTTTTCCGCTACCTCACATCAACCAACTTATCAATGCAACAGCGGGGCACGAACTGCTGAGCTTCTTGGACGCCTACTCCGGTTATAACCAAATTATGAtggctgaagaagatcaagaaaagaccactttcatcactcatcAAGGAACGTATTGCTATAAGGTGATACCATTCAGGCTCAAGAACGCAGGGGCCACGTATCAAAGgttagtcaccaaaatgttcaaagaacaatTCGGTAAGACCATGAAGGtttacatcgacgacatgctagTGAAGCCGACAAAGAAAGAGGATCACATCggtcatctgaaggaagccttcgagaTATTAAGGCAGTACGGGATGAAACTGAATCCCGAAAAGTGCGCCTTCGGCGTAACTTCAGGAAAGTTCCTCGGTTTCCTAGTGTCACAaaggggaatcgagatcaacccggATCAAATCAGGGCCATCGATGCAATACAAGAAATACTGACTAGCAAAAGCAGGTGCAGAAATTAACAGGGCGAATAGCCGCCCTATCAAGGTTCATTTCACGATCCTCGGATggatgccacaaattcttcaatgtgctaaggaaagaccaCGGGCTGCAATGGAACGAAGAATGCGTCGACGCCCTGAGAAAACTGAAAACGTATCTATCCTCGCCACCACTACTCGTCAAAGTGGACCCGAGTGAATGCCTACTTGTGTATCTAGCAGTTTCCGAAGTTGCAGTAAGCGCAGTCTTGGTTCgtgaaaataaaggtacgcaatctccgatttactatatcagcaaaaccttaatcgatgccgaaacaaggtaccctcaccttgaaaaacTAGCTCTAGCATTGTTCGTAGCTTCACGGAAGCTTAGACcgtactttcaatgtcaccccataaaggtggtgacaaccttTCCCATAAGAGgtatcctacacaaacccgaactGTCGGGTAGACTAGCCAAGTGGGGCCATAGAACTAAGCGAGCACGACATAACATACCAACCGCGAACTGCCATTAAGTCGCAGGTGCTCGCCGACTTCGTCGTTGATTTCAACATGGAAATATTGCCCGAGGTAGAACGGGAAGCACTCCGCACTTCCACACATACtgacctctgggtcctctacaccgacgGTGCCTCTAATGCCTCGGGATTGGGACTGGGACTCGTCCTCGAAGTCCCTACAGGCGaagtaattcgccagtccatacgatgccccgagatgactaacaacgaggccgagtatgaagctgtaattgcaggtttgaagttagccctcaaatatggcgctCGACGACTTGTCCTCCGttgtgattctcaactcgtgatgaaccaagtcacagggactttccaaatcaaagagcagaGACTACAAAAGTACCAATCGGAAATCCACAAACTACTGCCAGAATTCGATGAATGTCGCCTCGACCAAATACCCAGGGCGCAGAATATCGAAGCAGATGGCCTCGCCAAACTAGCTACAAccaccaaaaatatcaacaaggaaaacgtggtcaccctctTCCATTCCGCAATAAACCACGTCAAAGTACATTCTATAaacttaacttgggactggcgtaacCGCCTCGTAGCATATTTGCAGGATGGAACGCTCCCacaagataaaaaagaagccaaaaaactcCCGGTACAAACAGCCCGATACAACCTCATAAACGATGATCTCTACAAAAGAACGTTCGACGGCCCCATAGCCAAATGTCTTgggccaaatcaaacaaggcAAGTACTGGAAGAAGTACACGAAGGGCACTGCAACGCCCACATGGGAACCGCGCCCTCGTCTGATGCCTCATCCGCGCCGGGtactactggcccaccatgaaaaaagaagctGCGGACTATGTCAGGAGATGTGAACAATGTCAAAAGTACAcccctatgatacatcaagcagGGGAACTCCTTCATTCCGTCACTTCGCCATGGCCGACTATAAAGTGGGGAATAGACATAGTCGGCCCCCTCCCAGTAGGACGAGGTAAGGTgcgcttccttttggttttaattgattacttttctaaatgggtggaagcgggTGCATACACTGAGATACGTGAGTAGGAGGTCATCGcattcatatggaaaaacataatatgccgttttggcatccccaaagaaatcagctgcgACAACGGATCTCAGTTCGTCGAAAAGAGAACGACTAAGTTTTTCgaaaaaatggcacatcaaacgaATAATCTCCATGCCATATCACCCTGCCGCCAATGGTCAAGCCGAATCCTCTAATACTGAataaattgaaaaagaagcttgagGATGCTAAAGTGCTATGGCCTGAACTACTACCggaagtattatgggcataccgcactatGCTAAAAACCAGCACAGGAGAAACGCCATATTCACTGATCTACGGGACTGACGCAGTTATACCCGTAGAGGTCGGAGAACccagtttgagatactccaacgagAGCGGGCCAAGCAACGACGAAAGTAGGCTATAAGATCTGGATGAAGTTGAAGAACGGAGAGACATGgcccacataagaatggtagcccaaaagcagcaagtagaaagatactacaacaagagAGCCAAGGTGCGACCGCTCAAAGTCGGAGACTACGTCCTCAAAGCTAAAACACAAGCATCGAAAGaccctaatgagggaaaattggAAACGAACTgggacggaccatacaaaatcatagCTGCAAcaaacaaaggagcattccagttaGAGACAATGGGGGAAAACcactccaaaacaactggaatgtcgcccatctcaagtacttccacttctaaaagaaggcgtcacctaagtcgtactctttttccctcacccgggttttgtcccaatcgggttttcccggggaggtttttaacgaggcggcaAGGGATACGCCTCAAGGATTGAAGTGTTTCATTACCTAGACCCGACGACATGATCTTCGGAACGAAGTAATGAAGGGACTGGATATAGATAAtcgaatctccattgtatgtgcaGAGTCGACATGTGATTCTCACAGGAATTTAATCGAATCTCCATTATATGTGCAGAGTCGACATGTGATTCTCACAAAAATTTAATCAAACCTCCATTGCATGAACAAAGTTGACATGTCTTCCTACGGGAATACGATCAAATCTCCAACAAGAAATGGTCAAGGCCATC
Coding sequences within:
- the LOC104225131 gene encoding F-actin-capping protein subunit beta, which codes for MEAAMGLMRRIPPKHTETALSALLSLLPHHSSDLLSQVDQPLQVLCDMEYGKEFILCEYNRDADSYRSPWSNKYHPPLEDAPQPSPELRKLEVEANEVFAIYRDQYYEGGISSVYMWEDENEGFVACFLIKKDGSKSGHGRRGYLQEGAWDAIHVIEVGPEEEGIAQYCLTSTVMLTLTTDNESSGSFNLSGSIRRQMSMKLSVSDGHLCNMGKMIEEMEGKLRNSLDQVYFGKTKEMVCTLRPPAELVTLPDS